A portion of the Bufo gargarizans isolate SCDJY-AF-19 chromosome 7, ASM1485885v1, whole genome shotgun sequence genome contains these proteins:
- the C7H1orf146 gene encoding protein SPO16 homolog gives MAAQDAKLAEDWSTTVIVSSTLQDHEVIATLRNQQHKIRFSKSLLAGSIIFPLSGIAFLLANAQEALGSQREDAFDKIQQFTSIHRNSFLVVVAALHGPEERDLMFSIQLRFLGSNLKIIPAHNSVETVKSILTIAKATSKPHLESIRDRLLQAKMHIAENSPVWKTLDEL, from the exons ATGGCCGCTCAGGATGCAAAACTGGCTGAGGATTGGAGCACCACTGTGATCGTGAGCAGTACTTTGCAG GATCATGAGGTGATCGCAACGCTGCGGAATCAACAGCATAAAATCCGTTTTTCAAAATCTCTGTTAGCTGGATCTATCATTTTTCCTCTGTCTG GCATAGCATTTTTGCTGGCAAACGCCCAAGAGGCCCTTGGCAGTCAGAGAGAAGACGCCTTTGATAAAATACAGCAATTCACATCTATTCATCGAAACAGCTTCCTAGTGGTAGTGGCAGCTCTCCACGGACCGGAGGAACGTGACTTAATGTTCAGTATTCAGCTCAG GTTTCTTGGAAGTAACTTAAAAATCATTCCTGCTCATAATAGCGTGGAGACTGTTAAAAGCATCTTAACCATAGCTAAG GCTACCAGCAAACCTCACCTTGAAAGTATACGAGACAGACTTCTCCAGGCTAAGATGCATATTGCTGAGAATAGCCCTGTGTGGAAAACGCTAGATGAGCTCTGA